In one Leptospira levettii genomic region, the following are encoded:
- a CDS encoding OsmC family protein: protein MHIHLKRIESPFVLEATNESGNSIRIDASPEIGGKNSGPRPMELLIMGLAGCSSIDVIMILNKYRIEVKDYSVDVEADREKVEEASLFKKIHMKFYVKGEFQEAQVKRAIDLSLEKYCSVAKTLEKTATITYELKLVS from the coding sequence TTAGAAGCTACTAACGAGTCTGGTAATTCCATTCGGATCGACGCCTCACCTGAAATTGGTGGTAAAAATTCTGGTCCCAGGCCAATGGAACTTCTCATCATGGGACTTGCTGGTTGTAGTAGCATTGATGTCATCATGATCTTAAACAAATACCGCATTGAAGTGAAAGACTATTCAGTGGATGTGGAAGCAGACCGTGAAAAAGTAGAAGAAGCCAGTCTCTTTAAAAAAATTCATATGAAATTTTATGTAAAAGGAGAATTCCAAGAAGCACAAGTGAAACGAGCAATTGATTTGAGTTTAGAAAAGTATTGTTCCGTAGCTAAAACCTTGGAGAAAACCGCAACGATCACCTACGAACTAAAATTGGTCTCATAA
- a CDS encoding DUF547 domain-containing protein produces the protein MKHYFALVFVLGMSQSLIAQNFDHKHSVWDLLLKKHVKNGLVSYKGFISDSSQLNGYLDQLTKVSDSQYQSFSEKEKLSFLINAYNAFTVKLIVDHYPVDSITDIGSPISKINLARGIPWKKEFFSLLGKSRHLDWIEHEKLRKDFMEPRIHFAIVCASIGCPILQSEAYTPTYLEKQLQTAKLTFLKNPKKNSYDKNTNTLYLSKIFNWFQPDFTKKMSLIQFVQDGFEDTIKPDAKIIYNEYNWDLNELK, from the coding sequence ATGAAACATTATTTTGCACTCGTTTTCGTTCTGGGGATGTCCCAATCGTTAATTGCACAGAACTTTGATCACAAACATAGTGTTTGGGACTTGTTACTCAAAAAACATGTCAAAAACGGACTTGTCTCTTACAAAGGATTTATCTCTGACTCATCCCAATTGAATGGATACCTTGACCAACTAACAAAAGTTTCTGATAGTCAATACCAATCCTTCTCTGAAAAAGAAAAACTCAGTTTTTTGATCAACGCTTACAATGCTTTTACAGTAAAACTGATTGTGGACCATTACCCAGTGGACAGTATCACCGACATTGGATCGCCTATTTCTAAAATCAATTTGGCGAGAGGGATTCCTTGGAAAAAAGAATTTTTTAGCCTACTTGGGAAATCCAGACACCTAGATTGGATTGAACATGAAAAACTGAGAAAAGATTTTATGGAACCAAGGATCCATTTTGCGATTGTATGTGCTTCCATTGGATGCCCGATTTTACAATCCGAAGCTTACACACCTACTTATTTAGAAAAACAATTACAAACTGCAAAACTAACATTCTTAAAAAACCCTAAGAAAAATTCTTATGATAAGAATACAAATACCTTGTATCTAAGTAAGATATTCAACTGGTTCCAACCTGACTTCACCAAAAAAATGTCACTCATCCAATTTGTACAAGATGGATTTGAAGATACGATCAAACCTGATGCCAAAATCATTTACAATGAATACAATTGGGATCTGAACGAGTTAAAATAA
- a CDS encoding alpha/beta hydrolase → MLDDENDLESLGPLKVLRVKGDPDAPTVVLFHGYGASAFDLFPIHEVLVTDQKFNWVFPHGHLSIPLMPGYSGRAWFPIDMAALEEAIRKNDFRNFADKDPEGMDIPRASAYLMLEALGVPWNQLILGGFSQGAMLATDITLRNELMSKGLMILSGALVNESLWKDLAPKKSNLRFFQSHGEYDPILGYANAKKLEKLLRGSGLLGEFISFPGGHEIPAPVVQGISRYLNSLS, encoded by the coding sequence ATGTTAGATGATGAAAACGATTTAGAATCTTTAGGACCATTAAAGGTATTGAGAGTCAAAGGGGATCCTGATGCACCTACAGTAGTTTTATTTCATGGTTATGGTGCGAGTGCATTTGATTTATTCCCAATCCATGAAGTTCTTGTCACAGACCAAAAATTCAATTGGGTTTTTCCACATGGCCATTTGAGTATTCCACTAATGCCCGGGTATTCGGGACGTGCCTGGTTCCCCATTGATATGGCCGCCTTAGAAGAAGCGATACGCAAGAATGATTTTCGAAATTTTGCAGACAAAGACCCAGAAGGTATGGATATCCCGAGAGCTTCCGCCTATTTGATGTTAGAAGCATTGGGTGTCCCATGGAATCAATTGATCTTAGGTGGTTTTTCGCAAGGAGCAATGCTTGCTACTGATATTACACTCCGAAATGAACTAATGTCCAAAGGTTTAATGATCCTTTCTGGAGCCTTAGTCAATGAATCTCTTTGGAAAGATTTGGCACCTAAAAAATCTAACCTAAGGTTTTTCCAATCTCATGGTGAATACGATCCTATTTTAGGTTATGCCAATGCGAAAAAGTTGGAAAAATTACTTCGAGGTTCAGGTTTGTTAGGAGAGTTCATCTCTTTTCCTGGAGGACACGAGATTCCGGCTCCTGTGGTACAAGGAATTAGCCGTTATCTGAATAGTTTATCCTAA
- the dinB gene encoding DNA polymerase IV: MRKIIHIDMDAFYASVEQRDFPEMRGKPVVVGGSPHSRGVVCAASYEARKFGIRSAISCYQAHKLCPDAIFTPPRFDVYRSVSKEIRRIFMEYTDLVEPLSLDEAYLDVTTNKLEIPLASTIAKEIRKKIWENTGLTCSAGVATNKFLAKMASEKNKPNGLYVVLPGEEISFLDELPLYQFFGIGKKTFEKLQQLGFSKGKDLRMAEESFLVHEFGKMGAVFYRMARGIDEREVIPFRDPKSIGVETTFTHDSEDFSYFLLKLESLAKELEMRMLKKNKKGKTLTLKVKFEDFTVKQKSITSDVVFFLADNLFQQSSNMLANVWKDNFDPPKKIRLLGLSVTNFYEKDTSEDQPSLFG; this comes from the coding sequence ATGAGAAAGATCATCCACATTGATATGGATGCATTTTATGCATCAGTTGAACAACGTGATTTCCCCGAAATGAGAGGGAAACCAGTGGTTGTTGGTGGATCTCCTCATTCTAGGGGAGTGGTTTGTGCTGCCAGTTACGAAGCTAGAAAATTTGGAATCCGATCAGCGATTTCATGTTACCAAGCACACAAACTTTGTCCTGATGCAATTTTTACCCCTCCACGATTTGATGTATATAGATCAGTTTCAAAAGAAATTCGTAGGATCTTTATGGAATATACTGATTTAGTTGAACCATTGTCCTTAGATGAAGCATATTTAGATGTAACAACTAACAAACTAGAAATTCCACTTGCCAGTACAATTGCCAAAGAAATCCGAAAAAAGATTTGGGAAAACACTGGGCTCACTTGTTCTGCAGGAGTTGCAACAAACAAGTTTTTGGCGAAGATGGCTTCGGAAAAAAACAAACCAAATGGATTGTATGTTGTTTTACCAGGAGAAGAAATTTCTTTCTTAGATGAATTACCCCTTTATCAATTTTTTGGAATTGGGAAAAAAACTTTTGAAAAACTCCAACAATTAGGTTTTTCAAAAGGAAAGGATTTGAGAATGGCAGAGGAATCATTTCTTGTCCATGAATTTGGAAAAATGGGAGCTGTATTTTATCGAATGGCAAGGGGAATTGATGAAAGAGAAGTCATCCCTTTTCGTGATCCAAAATCCATTGGTGTGGAAACCACTTTCACTCATGATTCAGAGGATTTTTCTTATTTTTTACTCAAATTGGAATCTCTCGCAAAAGAACTTGAAATGAGGATGTTGAAAAAAAACAAAAAAGGTAAAACTCTTACCTTGAAAGTAAAATTTGAAGATTTTACAGTAAAACAAAAATCAATTACTTCTGACGTTGTTTTCTTCTTGGCAGACAACCTTTTCCAACAATCCTCGAACATGTTGGCAAATGTTTGGAAAGATAATTTTGATCCTCCTAAAAAAATTAGACTTTTGGGACTATCAGTTACCAATTTTTATGAAAAAGACACTTCGGAAGACCAACCTTCCTTATTCGGGTAA
- a CDS encoding PP2C family protein-serine/threonine phosphatase → MNSKLAAKILVVDDNETNMEIITHILLGQGYEVAVAYDGEYALELADVLDFDLILLDILLPGISGLEVAKRLLTMERHKNTPILFLSALNETSDIVNGLETGAVDYITKPFQESEILARIRTHLKIKTLEKERIDLLYAIQKDLELAKTNQEKLVTFQFPPSPLYEIYTSYKPMDLVGGDLITYDVLPSGDLDILFGDVTGHGIAAAMVSLMAIITFKTMNKSFLSPSECLYWIHNTLTPLISTHFISAIYIRYRAEENLLSYSMAGHHNMFLLRKGNIQKLGTKGFCLMMFPDQLNTSNEDIILQSGDRLFLFSDGMFEVPNEKEEYLGDQKFSELVEKNLNLPAQQFLDSISEEVLKYSEGKVADDMTMLLLEVK, encoded by the coding sequence GTGAATTCTAAATTAGCCGCAAAAATTTTAGTCGTTGATGATAATGAAACCAATATGGAAATCATCACCCATATTTTACTAGGCCAAGGTTATGAAGTTGCTGTTGCGTACGATGGAGAGTATGCCTTAGAACTTGCGGATGTTTTGGATTTTGATCTGATATTACTCGACATATTATTGCCAGGAATTAGCGGACTCGAAGTGGCAAAACGACTTTTGACGATGGAACGTCATAAAAATACACCTATCCTTTTTCTCTCAGCTTTAAATGAAACAAGTGATATTGTTAATGGTTTAGAAACGGGAGCTGTTGACTACATCACAAAACCATTCCAGGAATCAGAAATTTTAGCAAGGATTCGAACCCATCTCAAAATCAAAACGTTAGAAAAGGAACGGATTGATTTATTGTATGCCATTCAAAAAGATTTGGAGTTAGCAAAAACAAACCAAGAAAAACTGGTAACATTTCAATTCCCTCCATCTCCCTTGTATGAAATTTATACATCCTATAAACCTATGGATTTAGTTGGTGGGGATTTGATTACCTACGATGTCCTTCCTTCAGGAGATTTGGATATATTATTTGGTGATGTAACTGGTCATGGCATCGCCGCGGCAATGGTATCTCTAATGGCAATCATAACATTCAAAACAATGAACAAATCATTTTTGTCACCTAGCGAATGTTTATATTGGATTCACAACACACTCACTCCCTTAATTAGTACACATTTCATCAGTGCTATCTATATTCGTTACCGTGCAGAGGAAAACTTACTTTCTTATTCGATGGCAGGCCACCATAACATGTTTTTACTTCGAAAAGGAAATATTCAAAAATTGGGTACAAAAGGTTTTTGTCTAATGATGTTCCCAGATCAGTTGAATACAAGTAATGAAGACATCATACTACAATCCGGTGATCGATTGTTTTTATTTTCAGATGGTATGTTTGAAGTACCAAATGAAAAAGAAGAATATTTAGGAGACCAAAAATTTTCGGAACTTGTTGAAAAAAATCTCAATTTACCAGCTCAACAATTTTTAGATTCGATTTCGGAAGAAGTGCTAAAGTATTCCGAAGGAAAAGTTGCAGATGATATGACAATGTTATTACTTGAAGTAAAATGA
- a CDS encoding PAS domain-containing sensor histidine kinase, with protein sequence MIEQIISIGIASTLLYFAYFYHNAYRREKKLRKILFRKNLINAEEIERVIREKEKQYQDIYDTANSIIIRWSPDFRIHSVNPYAEEFFQMAKDKAEGKDLVLDLFRIPFEKSNEIKSLLWNIFHRPEQNIRQEFDVYVGLDDKRTVTWSNRILKNEFGYPHEVLSIGIDITNRKIAEENLMKSYERILDLYNNAPCGYHSLDKDNILVSINDTELDWLGYSREEIVGNFRINDLLTPSSFEKFQQIIHSFPHETLTGVELEFVRKDKSTFFVSLNSMPTYDKNGNFVISKSTVFDITDRKLAEDKLNDYSQKIQLQNKRLQKAVEAAIKANQSKSVFFSKITHELRTPLHAVIGFSQILEKDPNLPDHLKGYVNSLYENGVHLLGMINDILDLSKIEAGKMTETREKFSLVQLWDTLFSMFSYRFAEKQIHFELLKPETIENRFYEADLQKIRQILVNLLGNSLKFTNQGFVNLEIQIKQGLEPNIDLVCFTVKDSGIGIPKDQLHSIFEAFQQTEQGSSYQEGTGLGLSISHQLVDFLGGTIQVDSELNQGSTFVFELPLLRLIEIPNDLIQKSKIGPTNSKEVWHITKVDEKEKEFVQDFLNSEENQFRNEILQLIKIQNFGQLLQLLGKIPSEAKGKTILLEKVKNKRYKFLIDLVQSSSL encoded by the coding sequence ATGATAGAACAAATCATATCCATTGGAATTGCTTCTACCCTTTTGTATTTTGCATACTTTTATCATAATGCATACAGGAGGGAAAAAAAACTAAGGAAAATTTTATTCCGAAAGAATTTAATCAATGCTGAAGAAATTGAAAGAGTCATTCGCGAAAAAGAAAAACAATACCAAGATATATACGATACCGCAAATTCAATCATCATTCGTTGGAGTCCTGATTTTCGCATCCATTCTGTAAATCCCTACGCTGAAGAATTTTTCCAAATGGCAAAAGACAAAGCTGAGGGAAAAGATTTAGTCTTGGATTTGTTTCGGATACCATTTGAAAAATCAAATGAAATCAAATCTTTATTGTGGAATATCTTTCATCGTCCAGAACAAAACATTCGCCAAGAATTTGATGTGTATGTGGGTTTAGATGATAAACGTACAGTTACTTGGTCCAATCGAATTTTAAAAAACGAATTTGGTTATCCACACGAAGTGTTATCGATAGGGATCGATATCACTAACAGGAAAATCGCCGAAGAGAACTTAATGAAATCCTATGAACGGATTTTAGATTTATATAACAATGCTCCTTGCGGTTATCACTCTCTCGACAAAGACAATATTTTAGTGTCAATCAATGATACTGAATTGGACTGGTTAGGATATTCTAGAGAAGAAATTGTTGGCAACTTCCGAATTAATGATTTATTAACACCTAGTAGTTTCGAAAAATTCCAACAAATCATTCACTCCTTCCCTCATGAAACATTAACTGGGGTTGAATTAGAGTTTGTTAGAAAAGATAAATCTACTTTTTTTGTGAGTTTAAACTCTATGCCGACATATGATAAAAATGGAAATTTTGTCATCAGCAAATCAACTGTGTTTGATATCACCGACCGGAAACTTGCGGAAGATAAATTAAATGATTATTCTCAAAAAATCCAACTGCAAAATAAACGACTCCAAAAAGCAGTCGAAGCAGCAATCAAAGCAAACCAATCAAAATCTGTATTTTTTTCTAAAATTACACATGAACTTCGTACACCATTACATGCAGTCATTGGGTTTTCACAAATCCTAGAAAAGGATCCAAATTTACCTGACCACTTAAAAGGTTATGTAAATTCTTTATACGAAAATGGTGTACATTTATTAGGAATGATCAATGATATATTAGATCTTTCTAAAATTGAAGCTGGTAAGATGACAGAAACTAGAGAAAAATTTTCTTTAGTGCAACTATGGGACACATTGTTTTCAATGTTTTCATATCGATTTGCAGAAAAACAAATTCATTTCGAACTGCTAAAACCAGAAACAATAGAAAATCGATTTTATGAAGCAGACCTACAAAAAATTAGACAAATATTAGTCAATTTACTAGGCAATTCATTAAAATTTACAAACCAAGGATTTGTGAATTTGGAAATCCAAATTAAACAAGGATTGGAACCTAATATTGATTTGGTTTGTTTTACCGTAAAAGACTCTGGAATTGGAATCCCAAAAGACCAACTCCATTCTATTTTTGAAGCTTTCCAACAAACTGAACAAGGTAGTTCCTACCAAGAGGGAACAGGGCTTGGTCTCTCCATCTCACATCAATTAGTTGATTTTTTAGGAGGAACCATACAAGTAGATAGTGAGTTGAACCAAGGATCTACTTTTGTATTTGAATTACCTCTTTTACGATTGATTGAAATTCCAAATGATCTCATTCAGAAATCAAAAATTGGCCCAACAAATTCTAAAGAAGTTTGGCATATTACGAAGGTTGATGAGAAGGAAAAAGAATTTGTACAGGACTTCTTAAATTCAGAAGAGAATCAGTTTAGAAATGAGATTTTACAATTGATCAAAATCCAAAACTTTGGCCAATTATTACAACTTTTAGGTAAAATTCCTTCAGAAGCAAAAGGGAAAACAATTTTACTGGAAAAAGTTAAGAACAAACGATACAAATTTTTAATCGATTTGGTCCAATCTTCTTCCCTATAA
- a CDS encoding ExbD/TolR family protein, with amino-acid sequence MKLRKPKQESSIDISSLIDVLFILLIFLMLAVRFSEPTSSLSLDLPKSKTESIGNETYAFKIQIKSNGELYKNDSKMDMNTFLQTLEINSDPNKTVSLEVDQHIEFGTFVKVTDILKQNNYQKIEIKTEKQ; translated from the coding sequence ATGAAACTCAGAAAACCGAAACAAGAATCAAGTATTGATATAAGTAGTTTGATTGATGTTTTGTTTATCCTATTAATCTTTTTAATGTTAGCTGTTCGATTTTCAGAACCAACTTCTTCCCTATCGTTGGATTTACCTAAATCAAAAACAGAAAGTATTGGAAATGAAACCTATGCTTTCAAAATCCAAATTAAATCTAATGGTGAACTGTATAAGAATGATAGTAAAATGGATATGAATACATTTTTACAAACCTTAGAGATCAATTCTGATCCAAACAAAACTGTCAGTTTAGAAGTAGACCAACACATAGAATTTGGAACATTTGTGAAGGTCACAGACATTTTAAAACAGAACAATTATCAAAAAATAGAGATCAAAACAGAAAAACAATAA
- a CDS encoding MotA/TolQ/ExbB proton channel family protein — protein sequence MNWTFSIPAILIFILLLAFSMISLASFLRLFLGFRKLEKKETRMDCFPKEPSADELDLFFSPLERTSHWFPTIASLAMLLGLLGTVIGINTAFGEMEAQKKVSLEVLAGGIKDALNTTIAGLLVAIPSLFFHRIIENKILYVSELIAKDHTKTK from the coding sequence ATGAATTGGACATTTTCAATTCCCGCAATTTTGATTTTTATTCTTCTTTTGGCTTTTTCGATGATTTCTTTGGCTTCTTTTTTACGATTGTTCCTTGGATTTCGAAAATTGGAAAAAAAGGAAACAAGAATGGACTGTTTTCCGAAAGAACCATCCGCCGATGAGTTAGATTTGTTTTTTTCTCCCTTAGAACGAACAAGCCATTGGTTTCCAACCATTGCTTCCTTAGCCATGTTACTTGGTTTGCTTGGAACAGTGATTGGGATCAACACTGCTTTTGGTGAAATGGAAGCCCAAAAAAAAGTAAGTTTGGAAGTATTGGCAGGTGGAATCAAAGATGCATTGAATACGACAATAGCAGGGTTACTAGTCGCCATTCCTTCATTATTTTTCCATCGAATCATTGAGAATAAAATTCTATATGTATCGGAACTGATTGCAAAAGACCATACCAAAACAAAATGA
- a CDS encoding ubiquinone/menaquinone biosynthesis methyltransferase, whose translation MNQYKLPSQEKKPEYVRKNFDGIARAYDRFNDWNSFFLHRIWKDWVVKEAKKEVPHATSALDLCCGTGDITYRLSLDSHLKTVVGLDFSEQMLSYAFPKVEGKTQVKLIVGDAMDLKQFPEGSFDIVTMGFGLRNVSDLKKCLFEIKRVLKKDGVYVNLDVGRVRPKFLKFFADFYFFKIVPLFGYLLYGKQNEMFDYLPHSSKVYPDQESLSLILKEVGFSDVRFQNFVFGNAVAHIAKKGK comes from the coding sequence ATGAACCAATACAAACTGCCTTCCCAAGAAAAGAAACCCGAATATGTAAGAAAGAACTTTGATGGAATCGCGAGAGCTTACGACAGATTCAATGATTGGAATAGTTTTTTCCTACACCGAATCTGGAAGGATTGGGTTGTCAAGGAAGCAAAAAAAGAGGTCCCTCACGCAACATCGGCACTGGATCTATGTTGTGGCACAGGTGATATCACTTATCGGTTATCCTTGGATTCCCATCTTAAAACGGTGGTAGGACTCGATTTTTCAGAACAGATGTTATCCTATGCCTTCCCGAAAGTAGAAGGAAAAACACAAGTCAAACTCATTGTAGGAGATGCCATGGACCTCAAACAATTTCCAGAAGGCAGTTTTGATATTGTAACAATGGGTTTTGGACTTAGAAACGTTTCCGATTTAAAAAAATGCCTTTTTGAGATCAAACGTGTGTTAAAGAAAGATGGAGTGTATGTCAATTTGGATGTTGGTCGTGTGAGACCCAAATTCCTGAAATTCTTTGCCGATTTTTACTTTTTCAAAATTGTACCATTATTTGGGTATTTGTTGTATGGGAAACAAAACGAAATGTTTGATTACCTCCCTCATTCTTCCAAAGTTTACCCCGACCAAGAATCACTTTCTCTCATCCTAAAAGAAGTTGGGTTTAGCGATGTCCGTTTCCAGAATTTTGTTTTTGGAAATGCAGTTGCCCATATCGCTAAAAAAGGGAAATGA
- a CDS encoding LruC domain-containing protein, with translation MNRWIILLVLPLFLLDCSNKKKGMLLLPFLGLGDGTTQATTASANDGDGTFTVVGLETTDPSQVTTPDANTNTGEPSNSETPSVVTPTPTPAAPTPAPTTVNNETTTTVVDQTNGGNFNFETNITVPVTVVIVNEAGPVTNAPVTVTESITTGEPNVVGVGTTDGNGSVTIPISVPPTVVSVDISVVGVNPTTGEVVEIVGSAPVQQPATGSNSEGTVVVAPVINVDTTNFQPVNGCVQAVDSDCDGIANNFDEFPDDPSLATIARSGRYTIAFEDMFPSAGDADLNDHSTVFSTEMDKTPTNKVKIIRGTYTHVAKGAGYNHELRLSLDVPTNATVQISYLDGSGNPWNGCASAPKYTANTAGDCTGGTLTPAQLKRGVLLLPSSDKTLFGKKNAPAAGSTFTINDFVRGVTAQVTITFEEPVDLNATKNLVGGHLNYFLAINQKTDGVFRQIFRPGYFKDAKGKDSFLDKNGFPWAIIVPGVFNHPTEGADIRKPSTSGYIFFNSWMNSNGVAHKDWYLHIDQIPAPNRPSYVVRVSDFYTDNGFTAYLIKAVRKNAFEVSASLIVVGAALGFLMKRKMGNPKAA, from the coding sequence ATGAATCGATGGATCATTCTTTTGGTGCTTCCACTCTTTCTTCTGGATTGCTCCAATAAGAAAAAAGGAATGTTATTACTCCCCTTTTTAGGGCTCGGCGACGGAACCACACAGGCCACAACGGCTTCTGCAAATGATGGTGATGGAACTTTTACTGTGGTAGGATTGGAAACAACAGATCCAAGCCAAGTCACAACTCCTGATGCCAATACGAACACTGGTGAACCAAGTAATTCCGAGACTCCTTCCGTAGTCACTCCAACACCAACTCCAGCGGCGCCAACACCCGCTCCCACAACCGTTAATAATGAAACAACAACGACTGTGGTGGACCAAACCAATGGTGGAAATTTTAATTTTGAAACAAACATCACAGTACCTGTCACAGTTGTGATTGTGAATGAGGCAGGTCCAGTGACCAACGCTCCTGTCACTGTGACGGAATCCATCACAACAGGGGAACCAAATGTTGTAGGAGTTGGAACTACCGACGGAAATGGTTCAGTCACCATTCCAATCAGTGTTCCTCCTACAGTGGTATCTGTTGATATCAGTGTTGTCGGTGTGAACCCAACAACTGGTGAAGTTGTAGAAATCGTGGGATCAGCTCCAGTACAACAACCAGCAACTGGTTCCAATTCTGAGGGAACTGTTGTTGTAGCACCTGTGATCAATGTAGATACAACAAATTTCCAACCTGTGAATGGTTGTGTGCAAGCAGTTGACTCTGATTGTGATGGGATTGCCAACAATTTTGACGAATTCCCAGATGATCCAAGTTTAGCAACCATTGCAAGATCTGGACGTTATACAATTGCATTTGAGGACATGTTCCCTTCTGCAGGTGATGCGGACTTAAATGACCACTCAACTGTTTTCAGTACTGAGATGGACAAAACACCAACTAACAAAGTCAAAATCATTCGCGGAACTTATACACATGTTGCAAAAGGTGCAGGTTACAATCATGAATTGAGACTTTCACTTGATGTTCCAACAAATGCAACGGTTCAAATCAGTTACCTAGATGGAAGTGGAAACCCATGGAATGGTTGTGCTTCTGCTCCGAAGTACACTGCTAATACTGCAGGTGATTGTACTGGTGGAACATTAACTCCAGCACAACTCAAACGTGGTGTATTACTCCTCCCAAGTTCTGATAAAACATTATTTGGAAAGAAAAATGCTCCTGCTGCTGGATCAACTTTTACCATCAATGACTTTGTAAGAGGAGTCACTGCTCAAGTTACCATTACCTTCGAAGAACCAGTGGATTTGAATGCAACTAAGAACTTAGTTGGGGGACACCTAAACTACTTCCTTGCGATCAACCAAAAAACTGACGGTGTTTTCAGACAAATTTTCCGTCCAGGTTACTTCAAAGATGCAAAAGGAAAAGATTCCTTCCTCGATAAAAATGGTTTCCCTTGGGCCATCATCGTTCCAGGTGTCTTCAACCACCCAACAGAAGGTGCTGACATTCGCAAACCATCTACTTCTGGTTACATCTTCTTTAACTCTTGGATGAATTCCAATGGTGTTGCTCACAAAGATTGGTACTTACATATCGACCAAATCCCTGCACCAAACCGTCCATCCTATGTAGTAAGAGTGAGTGATTTTTATACAGACAACGGATTTACTGCTTACCTCATCAAAGCGGTACGTAAGAATGCGTTTGAAGTATCAGCAAGTCTCATCGTCGTAGGAGCTGCGTTAGGTTTTCTCATGAAACGTAAAATGGGAAATCCAAAAGCCGCTTAA